Proteins co-encoded in one Mycobacterium mantenii genomic window:
- a CDS encoding SDR family oxidoreductase, translated as MPPSQQIPQHFVDSADGARIAVYEEGNPEGPTVVLVHGFPDSHVLWDGVVPLLAERFRIIRYDNRGVGMSSVPKPVSAYSMDRFADDFAAVTGELSPGRPVHVLAHDWGSVGVWRYLKRPGANDRVATFTSVSGPAQDQLVDYIFSGLRAPWRPRTFVRAISQALRLTYMIFFSIPVLAPLFLRLTMSVPALRRNAVDNIPDEQIHHSEKLASDAAHSVKTYPANYFRSFSGRKQGVAVIDVPVQLIVNTKDKYVRPYGYDHTPRFVPRLWRRDIQAGHFSPMSHPQVMAAAVREFADQAEGKPPSRALLRAQVGRPRGAFGDTLVSVTGAGSGIGRETAFAFAREGAELVISDIDEAAVKATAAEIATRGGVAHAYVLDVSDAQAVESFAERISAEHGVPDIVVNNAGIGHAGGFLDTPPEQFDRVLDVNLGGVVNGCRSFARRMVERGTGGYIVNVSSMAAYAPLQSLNAYCTSKAATYMFSDCLRAELDAAGVGLTTICPGVINTNIINTTRFDAPAGKQSDAVDGRRGQLGKMFTLRHYGPDKVANAILSSVKKKKPIRPVAPEAYALYGLSRLAPQGLRNAARLRVI; from the coding sequence ATGCCGCCATCACAACAAATACCCCAGCATTTCGTCGACAGCGCCGACGGCGCCCGCATCGCGGTCTACGAAGAGGGCAACCCCGAGGGCCCCACCGTCGTGCTGGTGCACGGGTTCCCCGACTCGCACGTGCTGTGGGACGGGGTCGTCCCGCTGCTGGCCGAGCGGTTCCGGATCATCCGCTACGACAACCGCGGTGTCGGGATGTCCTCGGTGCCGAAACCGGTGTCGGCCTACAGCATGGACCGCTTCGCCGACGACTTCGCCGCGGTGACCGGCGAGCTGAGTCCGGGCCGCCCCGTGCACGTGCTGGCCCACGACTGGGGCTCGGTGGGGGTGTGGCGCTACCTGAAGCGCCCCGGCGCCAACGACCGGGTCGCCACGTTCACGTCGGTGTCCGGACCTGCACAGGACCAGCTGGTCGACTACATCTTCAGCGGCCTGCGGGCGCCCTGGCGGCCGCGCACCTTCGTCCGGGCGATCAGCCAGGCGCTGCGGCTGACCTACATGATCTTCTTCTCGATCCCGGTGCTCGCGCCGCTCTTCCTCCGGCTGACCATGTCGGTCCCGGCGCTGCGGCGCAACGCCGTCGACAACATCCCCGACGAGCAGATCCACCACTCCGAGAAACTGGCCTCCGACGCCGCCCACTCGGTGAAAACCTACCCCGCCAACTACTTTCGGTCGTTTTCCGGCCGTAAGCAGGGCGTCGCGGTCATCGATGTCCCGGTGCAGCTCATCGTCAACACCAAGGACAAGTACGTGCGGCCCTACGGCTACGACCACACCCCGCGCTTCGTGCCGCGGCTGTGGCGCCGCGACATCCAGGCCGGCCACTTCTCGCCGATGTCGCACCCGCAGGTGATGGCGGCCGCGGTGCGCGAGTTCGCCGACCAGGCCGAGGGCAAGCCGCCCAGCCGCGCGCTGCTGCGCGCGCAGGTGGGGCGTCCCCGCGGGGCGTTCGGCGACACCCTGGTGTCGGTCACCGGCGCCGGCAGCGGAATCGGCCGCGAGACCGCGTTCGCGTTCGCGCGCGAAGGCGCCGAGTTGGTCATCAGCGACATCGACGAGGCGGCCGTCAAGGCCACCGCGGCCGAGATCGCCACCCGGGGCGGCGTCGCGCACGCCTACGTGCTCGACGTGTCGGACGCGCAGGCGGTGGAGTCGTTCGCGGAGCGGATCAGCGCCGAGCACGGCGTCCCCGACATCGTCGTCAACAACGCCGGGATCGGGCACGCCGGCGGATTCCTGGACACCCCGCCCGAGCAATTCGACCGGGTGCTCGACGTCAACCTGGGCGGCGTGGTCAACGGGTGCCGGTCGTTCGCGCGACGGATGGTGGAGCGCGGCACCGGCGGGTATATCGTCAACGTGTCGTCGATGGCGGCCTACGCCCCGCTGCAGTCGCTGAACGCCTACTGCACGTCGAAGGCGGCCACCTACATGTTCTCCGACTGCCTGCGCGCCGAACTCGACGCCGCGGGGGTGGGGCTGACCACGATCTGCCCCGGCGTCATCAACACGAACATCATCAACACCACCCGCTTCGATGCACCGGCCGGTAAGCAATCCGACGCCGTCGATGGCCGGCGCGGGCAACTCGGCAAGATGTTCACGCTGCGCCACTACGGCCCCGACAAGGTCGCCAACGCGATCCTGTCATCGGTCAAGAAGAAAAAGCCGATCCGCCCGGTCGCGCCGGAAGCCTATGCGCTGTACGGCCTTTCGCGCCTGGCGCCGCAGGGGTTACGCAACGCCGCGCGGCTGCGGGTGATCTAA
- the lipB gene encoding lipoyl(octanoyl) transferase LipB, translating into MIESIRTSQALIEVRQLGTVDYRLAWQQQRDLADARVAGGNDTLLLLEHPAVYTAGRRTEPHERPVDGTPVIDTDRGGKITWHGPGQLVGYPIIGLAEPLDVVNYVRRLEEALIKVCADLGVDAARVSGRSGVWVPGTESRPDRKVAAIGVRVSRATTLHGFALNCDCDLDAFNAIVPCGISDAGVTSLSAELRHPVSVEDVRTAVADAVCDALDGVLPVRDYPAARVASAM; encoded by the coding sequence GTGATCGAATCCATCCGGACCAGCCAGGCGCTGATCGAGGTCCGCCAGCTCGGCACCGTCGACTACCGCCTGGCCTGGCAGCAGCAACGCGATCTGGCCGACGCCCGGGTGGCCGGCGGCAACGACACGCTGCTGCTGCTGGAGCACCCCGCGGTCTACACCGCGGGGCGGCGCACCGAGCCGCACGAACGGCCGGTGGATGGCACCCCCGTCATAGACACCGACCGTGGCGGCAAGATCACCTGGCATGGGCCCGGCCAATTGGTCGGGTATCCGATCATCGGCCTGGCCGAACCGCTCGACGTGGTCAACTACGTGCGACGCCTGGAGGAAGCGCTGATCAAGGTGTGCGCCGATCTGGGCGTGGACGCGGCCCGGGTGTCGGGCCGATCAGGGGTGTGGGTGCCGGGCACCGAGAGCCGGCCGGACCGCAAGGTCGCCGCCATCGGCGTCCGGGTGTCGCGCGCGACCACCCTGCATGGGTTCGCCCTCAACTGCGACTGCGACCTGGACGCCTTCAACGCGATCGTGCCGTGCGGCATCAGCGACGCCGGGGTGACCTCGCTGTCGGCCGAACTGCGCCACCCGGTGTCGGTCGAGGATGTCCGGACCGCGGTCGCGGACGCGGTGTGCGACGCCCTGGACGGCGTGCTGCCGGTCCGTGATTACCCCGCCGCACGCGTAGCATCGGCGATGTGA
- a CDS encoding phytoene desaturase family protein, protein MTVRDTADAVVIGAGHHGLVAASMLADAGWDVLVLEAQPEPGGAVRSAELTPGYITDLFSSYYPMTAASPAMAALRLEDFGLQWSHAPAVLGHPRSGGDDDPPILYRDPDRTAKEFARRERADGENWWRLVELWQKIKSPLLDAMLAPFPPLRPLIWLLLRLGTSEAMRLARLLVQPANAMSEQLFDGEAPRVLLLGNAMHADVPVDAPVSGAMGFLMTMLGQDYGWPVPVGGSGRLTAALVNRARWAGAQIECNQNVSRIHVRGGRAVGVTTTAGRTVAARRAIVADVTAPRLFCDMLPDDAVPAGLRRELEHYVWDPPVVKVNYALRGPIPWRSKSLADAGTVHLGADGDGLVRWVADLNTRTVPRHPFMLLGQTTTADPTRSPPGTESVWAYTHLPRHVADDVSAERLATAVDDVIEEHAPGFGSAVIDRFVQRPSDLEASDANLHLGALNGGTAQLPQMLIFRPAAGMGRAETPVEGLYLGSASATPGGSVHGACGRNAARAALAAHGITGWPRRKLTRAAISLLTK, encoded by the coding sequence GTGACCGTGCGCGACACCGCGGACGCCGTGGTGATCGGGGCGGGACACCACGGACTGGTCGCGGCGTCGATGCTGGCCGACGCGGGTTGGGACGTGCTGGTGCTGGAAGCCCAGCCCGAACCTGGCGGCGCGGTGCGCAGCGCCGAGCTGACACCGGGCTACATCACCGACCTGTTCAGCTCCTACTACCCGATGACGGCGGCCTCGCCGGCCATGGCGGCGCTGCGGCTCGAGGACTTCGGGCTGCAATGGTCACACGCGCCGGCGGTGCTGGGCCATCCCCGCAGCGGCGGTGACGACGACCCACCAATCCTGTACCGCGATCCGGACCGCACCGCAAAGGAATTCGCGCGACGGGAACGGGCCGACGGCGAAAACTGGTGGCGCCTGGTCGAGCTGTGGCAGAAGATCAAATCCCCGCTGCTGGACGCGATGCTGGCACCGTTCCCGCCGCTGCGCCCGCTGATTTGGCTGCTGCTCAGGCTCGGCACCTCGGAGGCCATGCGGCTCGCCCGGCTGCTGGTGCAGCCCGCCAACGCGATGTCAGAGCAGCTCTTCGACGGTGAGGCGCCGCGGGTGTTGTTGTTAGGCAACGCAATGCACGCCGACGTCCCGGTGGACGCGCCCGTCAGCGGCGCCATGGGCTTCCTGATGACGATGCTGGGCCAGGACTACGGCTGGCCGGTTCCGGTCGGCGGTTCCGGCCGATTGACCGCCGCCCTGGTCAACCGGGCCCGCTGGGCCGGCGCGCAAATCGAGTGCAACCAGAACGTTTCCCGTATCCACGTGCGGGGCGGACGTGCCGTCGGCGTGACGACGACCGCTGGGCGCACGGTCGCGGCGCGCCGCGCGATCGTGGCCGACGTGACGGCGCCGCGGCTGTTTTGCGACATGCTGCCCGACGACGCCGTGCCGGCCGGTCTGCGCCGCGAACTCGAGCACTATGTGTGGGATCCGCCGGTGGTCAAGGTCAACTATGCGCTGCGCGGACCCATCCCGTGGCGGTCGAAAAGCCTGGCGGATGCGGGCACCGTACACCTGGGCGCCGACGGTGACGGGCTGGTACGTTGGGTGGCCGACCTGAACACCCGGACGGTGCCCCGGCATCCGTTCATGCTGTTGGGGCAGACCACCACCGCGGACCCGACCCGCTCGCCGCCGGGTACCGAAAGTGTTTGGGCCTACACGCATTTGCCGCGCCATGTGGCCGACGACGTGTCGGCCGAACGACTTGCGACGGCCGTGGACGACGTCATCGAGGAACACGCGCCGGGCTTCGGTTCGGCAGTGATCGACCGGTTCGTGCAGCGGCCGTCGGACCTGGAGGCCAGCGACGCCAACCTGCATCTCGGCGCGCTCAACGGCGGGACCGCACAACTGCCGCAGATGCTGATTTTTCGACCCGCGGCCGGGATGGGCCGGGCCGAGACCCCGGTCGAGGGGCTGTATCTGGGCAGCGCGTCGGCCACCCCGGGCGGTTCGGTGCATGGCGCCTGCGGGCGCAACGCGGCCCGGGCCGCACTGGCCGCGCACGGAATCACGGGATGGCCGCGCCGCAAGCTGACCCGCGCGGCGATATCCCTGCTGACGAAGTAG
- a CDS encoding aminopeptidase: MTVRRLIIGVGAVLLLAGVIGLLAPVSVSDSNGHSVGCGNAVATDLSAARSANNSSGANIPILNQIVPHTDYVAQCQSSVGGRRAWAIPLAVLGVIAIGATLLTGRRGAAPGA, encoded by the coding sequence ATGACGGTGCGACGATTGATCATCGGTGTGGGCGCCGTGCTGTTACTGGCCGGAGTCATCGGGCTGCTGGCGCCGGTGTCGGTTTCCGACAGCAACGGCCACTCGGTCGGATGCGGTAACGCCGTGGCGACCGACCTTTCCGCGGCCCGCAGTGCGAACAACAGCAGTGGGGCGAACATCCCGATCCTGAATCAGATCGTCCCGCACACCGACTATGTGGCACAGTGCCAGTCGTCGGTGGGCGGCCGGCGCGCGTGGGCGATACCGCTGGCCGTGCTCGGGGTCATCGCGATCGGCGCGACCTTGCTGACGGGACGTCGCGGGGCGGCACCGGGCGCTTAG
- the sucB gene encoding 2-oxoglutarate dehydrogenase, E2 component, dihydrolipoamide succinyltransferase: MAFSVQMPALGESVTEGTVTRWLKQEGDTVELDEPLVEVSTDKVDTEIPSPAAGVLTKIVAQEDDTVEVGGELAVIGDAPEGGGADGAAGGGSQPTAQAPSQPEPQAQSEPPQPEPQPEPQPQAQPEPEPAPAQQSSGGGAATPVLMPELGESVAEGTVTRWLKKVGDSVQVDDALVEVSTDKVDTEIPSPVAGVLISITAEEDATVPVGGELARIGAGSEAVAPAAPAAPQPPPAPKPEPTPEPAPQPQAQPKPEPTPAPPTPQPKPAPQPKAEPAQAQPASSGADGAPYVTPLVRKLAAENNIDLNSVTGTGVGGRIRKQDVLAAAEQKQQAAKAPAAAVPAAKAPAAAAPTPAPALAHLRGTTQKASRIRQITANKTRESLQATAQLTQTHEVDMTKLVGLRARAKAAFAEREGVNLTFLPFIARAVIDALKIHPNINASYSEETKEITYYDAEHLGFAVDTEQGLLSPVVHNAGDLSLAGLARAIADIAARARSGNLKPDELSGGTFTITNIGSQGALFDTPILVPPQAAMLGTGAIVKRPRVVVDDSGNESIGVRSICYLPLTYDHRLIDGADAGRFLTTIKHRLEEGAFEADLGL; the protein is encoded by the coding sequence ATGGCCTTCTCCGTCCAGATGCCGGCACTCGGTGAGAGCGTCACCGAGGGGACGGTCACCCGCTGGCTCAAGCAGGAAGGCGACACGGTCGAACTCGACGAACCGCTCGTCGAGGTCTCGACCGACAAGGTCGACACCGAAATCCCGTCGCCGGCCGCGGGCGTGCTGACCAAGATCGTGGCCCAAGAGGACGACACCGTCGAGGTGGGCGGCGAGCTGGCGGTCATCGGCGACGCCCCGGAAGGTGGCGGGGCGGACGGCGCGGCGGGGGGCGGCTCGCAACCGACCGCGCAGGCGCCGAGCCAGCCGGAGCCGCAAGCCCAGTCGGAGCCGCCCCAGCCCGAGCCCCAACCCGAGCCACAGCCCCAGGCCCAGCCGGAGCCGGAGCCTGCGCCCGCCCAGCAGAGTTCCGGCGGCGGCGCCGCCACCCCGGTATTGATGCCCGAGCTGGGTGAGTCGGTGGCCGAGGGCACGGTGACCCGCTGGCTCAAGAAGGTCGGCGATTCGGTTCAGGTCGACGACGCGCTCGTCGAGGTGTCCACGGACAAGGTCGACACCGAGATCCCGTCACCGGTGGCCGGTGTGCTGATCAGCATCACCGCCGAGGAAGACGCCACCGTGCCCGTCGGAGGCGAGCTGGCGCGCATCGGTGCCGGTTCCGAAGCCGTCGCTCCCGCGGCACCGGCCGCTCCCCAGCCCCCGCCCGCGCCCAAGCCCGAACCCACGCCAGAACCGGCGCCCCAGCCCCAGGCCCAGCCCAAGCCCGAACCCACCCCGGCGCCCCCAACGCCGCAGCCCAAGCCCGCTCCACAGCCGAAAGCCGAACCGGCGCAGGCCCAGCCGGCAAGCTCGGGGGCCGACGGTGCGCCGTACGTGACGCCGCTGGTGCGAAAGCTGGCCGCCGAAAACAACATCGACCTGAACTCGGTCACGGGTACCGGGGTGGGCGGTCGCATCCGCAAGCAAGACGTGCTGGCCGCCGCCGAGCAAAAGCAACAGGCCGCCAAGGCGCCCGCGGCCGCGGTCCCCGCCGCCAAGGCGCCCGCGGCCGCGGCGCCCACGCCGGCTCCGGCGCTGGCGCACCTGCGGGGCACCACCCAGAAGGCCAGCCGGATCCGCCAGATCACGGCGAACAAAACCCGCGAATCCCTTCAGGCCACAGCCCAACTCACCCAGACCCACGAGGTCGACATGACCAAGCTGGTCGGGTTGCGGGCCAGGGCCAAGGCGGCCTTCGCCGAGCGCGAGGGGGTGAACCTGACCTTTCTGCCGTTCATCGCCCGGGCGGTGATCGACGCGCTGAAGATCCACCCCAACATCAACGCGAGCTACAGCGAGGAAACCAAGGAGATCACCTACTACGACGCCGAGCACCTCGGCTTCGCGGTCGACACCGAACAAGGTCTCCTCTCCCCCGTCGTGCACAATGCGGGCGACCTGTCCCTGGCCGGGCTGGCCAGGGCGATCGCCGACATCGCCGCGCGCGCCCGGTCAGGCAACCTGAAACCCGACGAGCTCTCCGGCGGCACCTTCACGATCACCAACATCGGCAGCCAGGGGGCGCTCTTCGACACCCCGATCCTGGTTCCGCCGCAGGCCGCCATGCTGGGCACCGGCGCGATCGTCAAGCGGCCGCGGGTCGTGGTCGACGACAGCGGCAACGAATCGATCGGCGTGCGCTCGATCTGCTATCTGCCGCTGACCTATGATCATCGGCTGATCGACGGTGCCGACGCCGGCCGCTTCCTGACCACCATCAAGCACCGGCTAGAAGAAGGTGCTTTCGAGGCCGACCTCGGGCTCTAA
- a CDS encoding SRPBCC family protein has translation MITATREVSRSCERVWEVLAQGWTYTQWVVGNSRMRAVDPNWPEPGSSIRHSIGIWPLVINDATIVEESEPPHKLVLRARLGPLGAARITMLLHEIPQGCRIEMIEVPVAGPMGAVPDSLALAAAYPRNKECLWRLAALAERLEPSQVK, from the coding sequence GTGATCACTGCGACGCGCGAGGTGTCCCGGTCGTGTGAGCGGGTGTGGGAGGTGCTCGCCCAGGGCTGGACCTACACCCAGTGGGTGGTGGGCAACAGCCGGATGCGGGCCGTCGACCCGAACTGGCCCGAACCCGGCTCGTCGATCAGGCACTCGATCGGGATCTGGCCGTTGGTAATCAACGACGCGACCATCGTGGAGGAGAGCGAACCGCCGCACAAGCTGGTGCTGCGCGCCCGGCTGGGCCCGCTGGGCGCCGCGCGCATCACCATGCTGCTGCACGAGATTCCGCAGGGCTGCCGGATCGAGATGATCGAGGTGCCCGTCGCAGGCCCGATGGGGGCCGTACCCGATTCCCTTGCGCTGGCCGCCGCATACCCCCGGAACAAGGAATGCCTGTGGCGGCTAGCGGCTTTGGCGGAGCGCCTGGAGCCGAGCCAGGTGAAGTGA
- a CDS encoding leucyl aminopeptidase yields the protein MSTEPGYASPAVTVASSLPRRAAASTVLIVPVVSTGEDDKPGAAVASAEPFLSSDAVAEIESGLRALEATGGTEQVHRLVVPSLPVSSVLTIGLGKPRSEWPADTVRRAAGVAARSLGKTESVITTLAELPGDGIDSAVVEGLILGSYRFTEFRSDKTAPKDQGLRRITVLATAKDAKNDAAHGAAVATAVATARDFVNTPPSHLFPAEFAKRAKALGESVGLEVEVLDDKALQKAGYGGIIGVGQGSSRPPRLVRLIHRGSKLAKKSKQAKKVALVGKGVTFDTGGISIKPAASMHHMTSDMGGAAAVIATVALAAQRKLPIDVIATVPMAENMPSATAQRPGDVLTQYGGITVEVQNTDAEGRLILADAIVRACEDNPDYLIETSTLTGAQTVALGARIPGVMGSDEFRDRVASISQRVGENGWPMPLPDELKEDLKSGVADLSNISGQRFAGMLVAGVFLREFVADGVDWAHIDVAGPAYNTGSPWGYSPKGSTGVPTRTMFAVLEDIAENG from the coding sequence ATGAGCACAGAACCCGGCTACGCCTCCCCCGCTGTCACTGTCGCCTCCTCGCTGCCGCGGCGCGCCGCCGCGTCCACCGTCCTGATCGTGCCCGTCGTCTCCACCGGCGAGGACGACAAGCCGGGCGCGGCTGTCGCGTCGGCCGAGCCGTTCCTGTCCTCCGATGCGGTCGCCGAGATCGAGTCCGGTCTGCGGGCGCTGGAGGCCACCGGCGGCACCGAGCAGGTGCACCGGCTGGTGGTGCCGTCGCTGCCGGTGTCCAGCGTGCTGACGATCGGCCTGGGCAAACCGCGATCCGAGTGGCCGGCCGACACCGTCCGTCGCGCCGCCGGTGTGGCCGCGCGGTCGCTCGGCAAGACCGAATCGGTGATCACCACGTTGGCCGAGCTGCCCGGCGACGGCATCGACTCGGCCGTCGTCGAGGGCCTGATCCTGGGCAGCTACCGGTTCACCGAATTCCGCAGCGACAAGACCGCGCCCAAAGACCAAGGGCTGCGCAGAATCACGGTGCTCGCCACCGCGAAGGACGCCAAGAACGACGCCGCGCATGGTGCGGCCGTCGCGACCGCCGTCGCCACCGCGCGCGATTTCGTCAACACCCCGCCCAGCCACCTTTTTCCTGCCGAATTCGCCAAGCGGGCAAAGGCTTTGGGTGAGTCCGTCGGCCTCGAGGTGGAGGTGCTGGACGATAAGGCGCTGCAAAAAGCCGGCTACGGCGGGATCATCGGCGTCGGACAGGGTTCGTCGCGTCCGCCGCGGCTGGTGCGGCTGATCCACCGCGGGTCGAAGCTGGCCAAGAAGTCCAAGCAGGCCAAGAAGGTCGCGCTGGTCGGCAAGGGCGTCACTTTCGACACCGGCGGCATCTCGATCAAGCCGGCGGCCAGCATGCACCACATGACCTCCGACATGGGCGGCGCCGCCGCGGTGATCGCGACCGTGGCGCTGGCCGCGCAGCGCAAACTTCCGATCGACGTGATCGCCACCGTGCCGATGGCCGAGAACATGCCGTCGGCCACCGCGCAGCGGCCCGGCGACGTGCTGACCCAGTACGGCGGAATCACGGTCGAGGTGCAGAACACCGACGCGGAGGGCCGGCTCATCCTGGCCGACGCCATCGTGCGGGCGTGCGAGGACAACCCCGATTACCTGATCGAGACGTCCACGCTGACCGGCGCGCAGACGGTGGCTCTCGGCGCCCGCATCCCCGGGGTGATGGGCAGCGACGAGTTCCGCGACCGCGTCGCGTCGATCTCGCAGCGGGTCGGCGAAAACGGCTGGCCGATGCCGCTGCCCGACGAACTCAAGGAAGACCTGAAGTCAGGGGTCGCCGACCTGTCGAACATCAGTGGGCAGCGCTTCGCCGGCATGCTGGTGGCGGGGGTGTTCCTGCGGGAGTTCGTCGCCGACGGCGTGGATTGGGCACACATCGACGTGGCCGGCCCGGCCTACAACACCGGCAGCCCGTGGGGCTACTCGCCGAAGGGCTCCACCGGCGTGCCGACGCGGACCATGTTCGCGGTGCTCGAAGACATCGCCGAGAACGGCTAG
- a CDS encoding TIGR01777 family oxidoreductase, giving the protein MARAGQNAVIAIAGSSGLIGSALAAALRAADHRVLRIVRRAPANANELHWNPESGDLDPDTIADVDAVVNLCGVNIGQRRWSGAFKQSLRDSRITPTEVLAHAVADAGVATMVNASAVGFYGNTKDRVVDENDRAGTGFLARLCEDWEAATLPAQYGGARVVLARTGLVFSPAGGALGRLRPLFRTGLGARLGGGRQYMSWITLEDEVRALLFAIFDAELSGPVNMTGPAPVTNAEFTTAFGRAVNRPTPLMVPGFAIRAALGEFADEGLLMGQRAIPSALERAGFAFHHNTIGEALAYATARRDHD; this is encoded by the coding sequence GTGGCTCGCGCTGGTCAGAACGCCGTCATCGCGATTGCGGGTTCGTCGGGCCTAATCGGGTCCGCCCTGGCCGCGGCCCTGCGTGCCGCCGATCACCGGGTGTTGCGGATCGTGCGCCGGGCACCGGCGAACGCCAATGAGCTGCACTGGAATCCCGAGAGTGGCGATCTGGATCCCGACACGATCGCCGACGTCGACGCCGTCGTCAACCTGTGCGGCGTCAACATCGGCCAGCGCCGGTGGTCGGGCGCCTTCAAGCAGAGTCTGCGGGACAGCCGCATCACCCCCACCGAAGTCCTGGCGCATGCCGTCGCCGACGCGGGTGTTGCGACGATGGTCAACGCCAGCGCGGTGGGCTTCTACGGCAACACCAAGGACCGCGTGGTCGACGAAAACGACCGTGCGGGAACGGGTTTCCTGGCCCGGCTGTGCGAGGACTGGGAGGCCGCCACGCTACCGGCCCAGTACGGCGGCGCCCGGGTGGTGCTGGCGCGCACCGGACTGGTGTTCTCCCCCGCCGGTGGTGCGTTGGGCCGGTTGCGGCCGTTGTTCCGGACGGGCCTCGGCGCCCGGCTGGGCGGCGGCCGGCAATACATGTCGTGGATCACGCTGGAAGACGAAGTGCGCGCGCTGCTGTTCGCGATTTTCGACGCCGAGCTGTCCGGCCCGGTGAACATGACCGGCCCGGCGCCGGTCACCAACGCCGAGTTCACCACCGCATTCGGGCGGGCGGTCAATCGCCCAACCCCGTTGATGGTGCCCGGGTTTGCCATCCGGGCCGCGTTGGGCGAGTTCGCCGACGAAGGCCTGCTGATGGGTCAGCGAGCCATCCCGTCCGCGCTGGAGCGCGCCGGTTTCGCCTTCCACCACAACACCATTGGCGAGGCGCTCGCCTACGCCACGGCCCGGCGCGACCACGACTAG
- the lipA gene encoding lipoyl synthase → MTVAPEGRKLLRLEVRNAETPIERKPPWIRVRARMGPEYTQLKSLVRREGLHTVCEEAGCPNIFECWEDREATFLIGGDQCTRRCDFCQIDTGKPAELDRDEPRRVADSVHTMGLRYATVTGVARDDLPDGGAWLYAETVRAIKELNPATGVELLIPDFNGESSRLAEVFESRPEVLAHNVETVPRIFKRIRPAFTYRRSLDVLTSARDAGLVTKSNLILGMGETPDEVLTALADLHDAGCDIITITQYLRPSARHHPVERWVKPEEFVEFAQHAEELGFAGVLAGPLVRSSYRAGRLYEQAARSRADDAGAR, encoded by the coding sequence GTGACTGTCGCACCGGAAGGACGCAAGCTGCTGCGCCTGGAAGTGCGCAACGCCGAGACCCCGATCGAGCGCAAACCGCCGTGGATCAGGGTGCGGGCCCGGATGGGTCCGGAGTACACCCAGCTCAAGAGCCTGGTCCGGCGGGAGGGACTGCACACAGTCTGCGAAGAGGCCGGGTGCCCCAACATCTTCGAATGCTGGGAGGATCGCGAGGCCACCTTCCTGATCGGCGGTGACCAGTGCACCCGCCGCTGCGACTTCTGCCAGATCGACACCGGAAAGCCCGCCGAACTGGACCGCGACGAACCCCGGCGGGTCGCCGACAGCGTGCACACGATGGGACTGCGCTACGCCACGGTCACCGGGGTGGCCCGCGACGACCTGCCCGACGGCGGGGCCTGGCTGTACGCCGAGACGGTGCGCGCCATCAAGGAACTCAACCCGGCGACCGGCGTCGAGCTGCTGATCCCCGACTTCAACGGCGAGTCCAGCCGGCTTGCCGAGGTGTTCGAGTCACGCCCGGAAGTGTTGGCGCACAACGTCGAAACCGTGCCGCGCATCTTCAAGCGGATCCGGCCCGCCTTCACCTACCGGCGCAGCCTGGACGTGCTGACCTCGGCGCGCGACGCTGGGCTGGTCACCAAGAGCAACCTCATCCTCGGCATGGGCGAGACCCCCGACGAGGTGCTTACCGCCCTGGCCGACCTGCATGACGCCGGCTGCGACATCATCACCATCACCCAATACCTGCGCCCGTCGGCACGTCACCACCCCGTCGAGCGCTGGGTGAAACCGGAGGAATTCGTCGAGTTCGCACAGCACGCCGAGGAGCTCGGCTTCGCCGGGGTGCTGGCCGGACCGCTGGTCCGCTCGTCCTACCGCGCGGGACGGCTCTACGAGCAAGCGGCCCGCAGCCGCGCCGACGATGCCGGGGCACGGTAG